A part of Pseudoliparis swirei isolate HS2019 ecotype Mariana Trench chromosome 8, NWPU_hadal_v1, whole genome shotgun sequence genomic DNA contains:
- the LOC130198224 gene encoding uncharacterized protein LOC130198224 isoform X2 — MRGSETDSADLLLSHEPPVSVSVSPGEMMRLLVKQQVHAAFGDTLGLIDRLITDYEEDVSRFREHERHRSGEMLRLLVKQRLQAASEHTLGLIDRFTADYEEEVSRLRENERRHKLLEAVFNPRVQLHRSDVQQLVWIKPNVPPEDQDQEELEPLQIKEDPEPLLIKEEPEPLLIKEDPEPLLIKEEPEPLLIKEEPEPLLIKEELQDLWTRLEGDQLIVLEEADITKFLSTAVTVKSEDDEPQTSRLHQSQTEDNKEAEPPACSSATTIQTETDGEDCGGSGPDRNLNPHRHSHPNADDEEASDSSETEDPCR, encoded by the exons ATGCGTGGTTCGGAGACGGACTCTGCGGACCTTCTCCTCTCCCACGAGCCTCCGGTgtcggtctccgtgtctccgggagaaatgatgagactgttggtgaagcagcaagtcCACGCGGCTTTTGGAGACACGTTGGGGCTGATTGACAGATTAATCACAGATTATGAGGAGGACGTTTCTCGTTTTAGAGAACATGAGCGACACAGATCAG gagaaatgctgagactgttggtgaagcagagaCTCCAGGCGGCTTCTGAACACACTCTGGGGCTGATTGACAGATTCACAGCAGATTATGAGGAGGAAGTTTCTCGTTTGAGGGAAAATGAGCGACGACATAAACTCCTGGAGGCCGTGTTCAACCCTCGAGTTCAGCTGCACAGATCAG atgtccagcagctggtttggattaaaccaaatgtcccccctgaggaccaggaccaagaggagctggagccccttcaaataaaagaggacccggagcccctcctcataaaagaggagccggagcccctcctcataaaagaggacccagagcccctcctgataaaagaggagccggagcccctcctcataaaagaggagccggagcccctcctcataaaagaggagctgcaggatctctggacccgtctagagggagatcagctcattgtgctggaggaggccgataTCACCAAGTTCTTATCCACTGCTGttactgtgaagagtgaagatgacgaacctcagacctcacggcttcatcaaagccagacggaggacaacaaagaggcggagcctcccgcCTGCAGCTCAGCTACGACAATACAGACGgaaactgatggagaggactgtgggggatcaggaccagacaggaacctaaatccacatcgtcattcacatccaaatgctgatgatgaagaggcttcagactcttctgagactgag GATCCATGCAGGTGA
- the LOC130198224 gene encoding zinc finger protein 696-like isoform X1, whose translation MRGSETDSADLLLSHEPPVSVSVSPGEMMRLLVKQQVHAAFGDTLGLIDRLITDYEEDVSRFREHERHRSGEMLRLLVKQRLQAASEHTLGLIDRFTADYEEEVSRLRENERRHKLLEAVFNPRVQLHRSDVQQLVWIKPNVPPEDQDQEELEPLQIKEDPEPLLIKEEPEPLLIKEDPEPLLIKEEPEPLLIKEEPEPLLIKEELQDLWTRLEGDQLIVLEEADITKFLSTAVTVKSEDDEPQTSRLHQSQTEDNKEAEPPACSSATTIQTETDGEDCGGSGPDRNLNPHRHSHPNADDEEASDSSETEVSCGDWQEALSDSGPDSEDGDNVWKEPRAPESAAHALKYKEALVSHVGCNTGNKSNESRSKELMREKSLRCDDCGKRFTQLGHLKTHMTIHTGEKPFSCDDCGKRFRQPRNLKQHMRVHTGEKPFSCDDCGKRFTQPGHLKRHMRVHTGEKPFSCDDCGKRFTEQGHLKNHMRIHTGEKPFSCDVCGIRFTEQGHLKTHMRVHTGEKPFSCDFCGESFAKKVTLTKHKRVHTG comes from the exons ATGCGTGGTTCGGAGACGGACTCTGCGGACCTTCTCCTCTCCCACGAGCCTCCGGTgtcggtctccgtgtctccgggagaaatgatgagactgttggtgaagcagcaagtcCACGCGGCTTTTGGAGACACGTTGGGGCTGATTGACAGATTAATCACAGATTATGAGGAGGACGTTTCTCGTTTTAGAGAACATGAGCGACACAGATCAG gagaaatgctgagactgttggtgaagcagagaCTCCAGGCGGCTTCTGAACACACTCTGGGGCTGATTGACAGATTCACAGCAGATTATGAGGAGGAAGTTTCTCGTTTGAGGGAAAATGAGCGACGACATAAACTCCTGGAGGCCGTGTTCAACCCTCGAGTTCAGCTGCACAGATCAG atgtccagcagctggtttggattaaaccaaatgtcccccctgaggaccaggaccaagaggagctggagccccttcaaataaaagaggacccggagcccctcctcataaaagaggagccggagcccctcctcataaaagaggacccagagcccctcctgataaaagaggagccggagcccctcctcataaaagaggagccggagcccctcctcataaaagaggagctgcaggatctctggacccgtctagagggagatcagctcattgtgctggaggaggccgataTCACCAAGTTCTTATCCACTGCTGttactgtgaagagtgaagatgacgaacctcagacctcacggcttcatcaaagccagacggaggacaacaaagaggcggagcctcccgcCTGCAGCTCAGCTACGACAATACAGACGgaaactgatggagaggactgtgggggatcaggaccagacaggaacctaaatccacatcgtcattcacatccaaatgctgatgatgaagaggcttcagactcttctgagactgaggtcagttgtggtgattggcaagaagctttgtcagattctggacctgaCAGTGAAGACGGGGACAATGTCTGGAAGGAGCCCAGGGCACCTGAGTCTGCTGCACATGCCCTGAAATATAAGGAAGCTCTTGTAAGTCATGTGGGATGTAACActggcaacaaatccaatgaatcACGATCAAAAGAGCTCATGAGAGAGAAATCATTAAggtgtgatgattgtgggaaaagatttacacaactgggacatctgaagacacacatgacaatccacacaggagagaaaccattcagttgtgatgattgtgggaaaagatttagaCAACCGAGAAATCTGAAgcaacacatgagagtccacacaggagagaaaccattcagttgtgatgattgtgggaaaagatttacacaaccgggacatctgaagagacacatgagagtccacacaggagagaaaccattcagttgtgatgattgtgggaaaagatttacagaacagggCCATCTGAAGAATCACATGagaatccacacaggagagaaaccattcagttgtgatgtttgtgggataagatttacagaacagggacatctgaagacgcacatgagagtccacacaggagagaaaccattcagttgtgatttTTGTGGGGAAAGTTTTGCAAAAAAAGTAACTCTGACCAAACAcaagagagtccacacaggatag
- the LOC130198224 gene encoding uncharacterized protein LOC130198224 isoform X4, with protein MRGSETDSADLLLSHEPPVSVSVSPGEMMRLLVKQQVHAAFGDTLGLIDRLITDYEEDVSRFREHERHRSGEMLRLLVKQRLQAASEHTLGLIDRFTADYEEEVSRLRENERRHKLLEAVFNPRVQLHRSASASKHWFWRTVL; from the exons ATGCGTGGTTCGGAGACGGACTCTGCGGACCTTCTCCTCTCCCACGAGCCTCCGGTgtcggtctccgtgtctccgggagaaatgatgagactgttggtgaagcagcaagtcCACGCGGCTTTTGGAGACACGTTGGGGCTGATTGACAGATTAATCACAGATTATGAGGAGGACGTTTCTCGTTTTAGAGAACATGAGCGACACAGATCAG gagaaatgctgagactgttggtgaagcagagaCTCCAGGCGGCTTCTGAACACACTCTGGGGCTGATTGACAGATTCACAGCAGATTATGAGGAGGAAGTTTCTCGTTTGAGGGAAAATGAGCGACGACATAAACTCCTGGAGGCCGTGTTCAACCCTCGAGTTCAGCTGCACAGATCAG catccgcttcaaaacattggttctggcgtaccgtgctctga
- the LOC130198224 gene encoding uncharacterized protein LOC130198224 isoform X3, with amino-acid sequence MRGSETDSADLLLSHEPPVSVSVSPGEMMRLLVKQQVHAAFGDTLGLIDRLITDYEEDVSRFREHERHRSGEMLRLLVKQRLQAASEHTLGLIDRFTADYEEEVSRLRENERRHKLLEAVFNPRVQLHRSDSTGSQTLSSPWSSDSVISSHLASDGKEMAKI; translated from the exons ATGCGTGGTTCGGAGACGGACTCTGCGGACCTTCTCCTCTCCCACGAGCCTCCGGTgtcggtctccgtgtctccgggagaaatgatgagactgttggtgaagcagcaagtcCACGCGGCTTTTGGAGACACGTTGGGGCTGATTGACAGATTAATCACAGATTATGAGGAGGACGTTTCTCGTTTTAGAGAACATGAGCGACACAGATCAG gagaaatgctgagactgttggtgaagcagagaCTCCAGGCGGCTTCTGAACACACTCTGGGGCTGATTGACAGATTCACAGCAGATTATGAGGAGGAAGTTTCTCGTTTGAGGGAAAATGAGCGACGACATAAACTCCTGGAGGCCGTGTTCAACCCTCGAGTTCAGCTGCACAGATCAG ACTCAACCGGTTCCCaaaccctctcctctccgtggtcgTCTGACTCGGTGATCTCGAGCCACTtggcgagcgacggaaaggaaatggcgaAAATCTAA